CGACGGCGTCCCGATTATTTTCGCAGTCGACCTCCATCCCCAGAAAACAAGTGCGAGTTCGTGACCACGCCTACGATGACTATATGGAGATCCAGAAAAAAGTCCGCAAAGTCCTCAAATTCCAAGACCTCATTCTCTCGCAGCCCAACGCCATCATCTCCGTCTCCCGCCTCGACAGCATCTCCCGCCGAATCGGATTCAAGCAGTTCGAATCCGGCCGCTTCGTCCTCAAATTCCCCCACGTCTTCGAGGTGTTCGAGCACCCGGTCCAGCGGATCCTCTACTGCCGCCTCACCCGCAAAGCCGCCGCGCAGATCGAGCTCGAAAAAGCCGCCCTCCACCGCCAGATACCCGATGCAGTCACCCGGATCAGGAAGCTTCTCATGCTGTCGAACACAGGCCGCGTCAGGCTGGAGCACATCCGCATTGCGCGGAAGGAGTTTGGATTGCCGGATGATTTCGAATCGTCGGTTATTTTAAATCACCCCCAATTTTTCCGTTTGTTTGATGCTGATGAGACTAGGAATAAGTACATTGAGCTGGTGGAGAAGGATTGCACTCTAAGTGTTTGTGAAATTGAGCGAGTGAGGGAAAGGGAATATCGAGAGAAAGGGGCGGACGCCGAGGAAATCCGGTTCTCGTTCCTTGTGAATTTCCCCCCGGGGTTCAAAATCGGGAAGTATTACAAGATCGCGATGTGGAAATGGCAGAGGCTGCCGTATTGGTCGCCTTACGAGGATGTGTCGGGGTACGACCTGCGGTCGCTGGAGGCGCAGCGGAGGATGGAGAAGAGGGCGGTGGCGATGATCCACGAGCTGCTGGCGCTGACggtggagaagaagatgacGTTGGAGAGGATAGCCCATTTTAGGATGATCATGGACTTGCCGAAGAAGCTGAAGGAGTTTGTGCTGCAACAGCAGGGGATCTTCTACCTGTCGACGAGAGGGAACCACGGGAAGCTGCACACGGTGTTTCTGAAGGAGGCGTATAGGAAAGGGGAGCTGGTGGAGCCGAATGAGCTGTATCTTGCGAGGAGGAAGCTGGCTGAGCTCGTGCTTGTCAGCCCGAGGAAAGCCCGGATGGAGCCTGAGTTGGCGAGCTATAGGAGGGACGGGCTGGATGATCATACGAGGGATGTCGGGAGGGATTTGGATGATGTGGTGGATGCTTACTCAGATGAGGATGAGAGCTGCAGTGGAAGTGATATAGATGAATCTTGCTAATCAGAGTAAACATCTTATAGGGAAACCTGGATTTTGAAATCTTGACTCTAATTTGGATGGCAATGACAGTGGCTGGGAATGTGAACCCAAGTCATTACGGTGTAATGAGAATCCTACTCATCAATTGACTTAGCTAAGATTGTGAACCCTTAAAATCCTTCACTTTTATGTGAATCCTATGTAAGGGAAACATAGATATACTAATTGATAAGAAgagatttttgtatttaagGATATCAATAAAAGGAagtatatatatctatttacTTGGAACCTGTCTTTCTGCAgaaatataacatcaaaatgattattatttttttaccgccaaaaaatatatccttAATTTTTGTActgtagtattttatttattatatagtgAAGTGGTATTGCAGTTAACCGTTGAGTGAATAAAAGAATTATCCTTCCAAAAGTATTGCTCTCATCTAAAACAGCAGAAGCGAAAAAATGAGTAGCAGCGCTACTTCCGCCCTCTCTCTGAATCCGTTAACTTCTGGCGCCATTCACAAACGCAATTACCCTTCAAATTTAACCCCATCATCATCAATCTGCTGCTCCCAGAATCAACAGCAGCCTAATCTCTCAGTTCTTCGCTTCACGCTTGGTATATAATTATGACCATTCCCTCTTCCGCTCgcaattttcttcatttcttttattgtattttcctattgttttattttcaaggAATACCTGGATTGGATGAATCTTACCTGCCCAGATACATTGGATATGGATTTGGGGCGCTTCTAGCGGTGAATCATTTTCTGGGCTCCGATTCTTCATCCATCACTTCAGCTCAACTTGTAAATAAAtctgttttcttgtttttttccccaatttattttcatggTAATTATATGGTTTAATAATGCGTGTTCCCTTTTCTTGGGTATTTTGTAGAGAACGGAGGCATTAGGACTTTCTCTTGCAtcattttctgcacttgtCCCTTACCTCGGAAGATTTCTCAAGGTATCACTTTGTTTACTTGcgaatttttggttttgagtTTGTTGGGTCTGAAATGAGCAAATTCTACGCAGTGGCCATAGTTTTGCTATATGCACTTGTTAGTATCCTGTTTGATAAGTACTAGGTGTTTGGAGTGCTGTATTTTTGCTTTATTGTTTATGGAACTTTGCTTATCTATGAAGAGAAGTGGTTGTGAGTGCGATGAACTCATTTATAATGCTCTAGTGTAAGCTTGGCTATGCAGGGGGCTTCTCCAATTACTCAAAAAAGCATACCTGAGGGTGTGGACCAAATCTTTGCCATGTCACGGGATATCGCTCCTGGATTGAGGGAAGATTTGGCTTGGGGAACATATGTCCTCTTGCGTAATACAAACTCAATATCGGTGGTGTGCTTTCAAGCCCTTGACTATGCGCCTTCTTTTCTAAGGGTCCTAACTCTATAATTGTTGTAGCTCATTTCAGTTGAAGATGCTTTATGTGTGCGTGGTTATTGGAGTGTGCCTAAGTTTATGCCAAAAGAAAGCATCCCTGATTGGTTCCGGAAGCAGACACAAAAGATTGGGTTGTCCGAGTTAAAGGATGTCATGTATCTCCAACAGTCAGCAGGTACAAGTTTAGTTTCTTTGGTTTCGTATTGCTGCATTTGGTACATGAAAAGGTAGTACTCATGAATATTCGGTAAAAGGGTTAAGTGGTTGCCAGGGATTTCACCTGTCTAATTTCAAGGAATTCtattgaagtattgttaggCCAAATGAGTTCACATTGAACACAGTTACCAGATGATTAACTCAATGTTTCACTTATTTCGATGTTTGAGTAGGGAGTTCGCTCTTCAACATCCTTACCATATATCTGGGGCAAAACATTTGTGGATTCTGTGCATTCATGGCGACCTTATGAAGAATTTTATCTGTTATcgaaattatttcttttttacttttatacaGTACTATTCAATAATCTTAGGTTGTGAATCCCATTACACATTTAAGACCaagtaacaaataaaatttctcGCAGTTTTTTGTATCATTATTAATCTGTGACGAGCACCTATTGAGACATTGTCATGTCAAGGACTCAAGGTTACTGTTATCATCTTTCTTAGCCGCCTTTCAATTTGTTATAAGCTGAGAAACATTGAATTGAAATGTTTATTATGATATGTAGATAGAGCTTCTCTGAATATTCATTCAGTCCATGAGaatctcaaaaataaaagaacaataataataattataggGACAGTTAAACATgttcatttttattctatatacgagatttttatcttcattgAATCTGGTTTACAAATGGTCAAGTGAGTTACATTTATGACATGCCTGCAAATCCAGATTCGGAGCTGAAGGAGATGGTTCCTGTGGGTACTAGGTCTCTCCTTGTGCAACCTATCCGAGAAGCTCGTCAATTAAGCTCGAGCCAAACAGAGGCGAGGATGGGCTTCGTCCTGTTGGCTTCTGGAGTCGACTATGCATTTACTGAGAAAGACATAGCATGGATAGCTTCCATCGCCAGCAAATTTAGTGGTATAGTTCTATCTTCATATTTGTAGAATCTAGATTATTATCCTATAACTTATATGTTCAAGATTGCATAAGTAGGTAGTTTGTATTCTGTTCACTTTGGTTGTAATGCATAAGAATATGCCCATCATTTAAATTCCTTAATTCTCTTCCATCCttattagtaaaaaacaaTTTCACCCTTTCACTCCAAGGAGGGATATATGGCTTAAAGGTTAAGTATTTTCTTATCCGTTACAAACGAACCGAGTAGTTGCCACCGGGAATCTGAAGCTCCTGGCAGATTAAGTATTTTCAACGAGGAGAAAACGATACCCAAGAACGAGCACATGAAGATGTTGTAGGAGAAGCTGCAGCATCAGTGAAATGCTCagatcaataatattttactaagaTCTGAAGCAAGCAAAAATGTGCAGCGGTTTCCAATTTCTACTTTACCGTCAACTTGTTTCATGCCTTTAATTTGAGCCGCAGACCCTACTGTACCAAACGGAGATCGAAGCTCGACCAGATGGCTGATTTCGAAACACAGGAGCTTGAAAAAAATCTGTATGTCAAGAAATGGTGAATGGTATGATTGTAGCAGCAGAGTGGTTTCATTGCTTTTTGGCAGAAATTCTTGtttcattaaatttcaaatgttAATACACATGGCGAGTGAAAGAATGACACGTCATATGTGAAGAAAGTAAAAAGAGTTTTGAATTAGTAGAAGCAACAAAGACAAGCAAAACAGTGATAGCATTTAGTAGATCATTAGTAGTGAGTCATGAAATGAGGGGgaccacactacacaacaacATACTATAAATCTTGTACAAGTGTATCTTCTCCTTATGAGATTAACAGAAACCTTAAACACATCAAAAAAGTGGTGGGGACCAACTAACCTTGTcaaaaaggttttatttttagtttaattgtcagaaatcatgaaaatatagtaaaagcaGAACATGGGTGTGTACTATTTAAGAATAGAGAATAACAGTTATTGATCCATGATTGTTTATTGATGGATTTAAGGTTCATCTTCTTCTGCAAGCAGTCTCTCTTTGTGCATTGAAATAGACAGCAGCAACAGGCAATCCTAAGCCATTCTCTTCTGCAAATCCTCTTGTGTTGAAGTAATCTCTTGAAGCCGGCGGCCTCACAGTGTGTCTGCCTCTCTGCTTGAACAACACAAACACATAGCGATGGATGCCGATTACTGGCCTTGGAGCCTCATAGTTCACAATCTCTCTCCCTGGtaacaaattaacaaatcTTGAAAATGCAACTTTTTTATGCTACAAAAATGAAGTCAGTTTGAGGTTTGAGATTGATTCATACCAAAAGATGCATCAGTAGTGCCTGGTATATCTGTAACTATcctgaaaaaggaaaatgaaatcataatatgtaaatattctttattaaacataaaagagttgacaaataaaaatgatattaaccaGTGGAGATGTTCCCTCATGTATGGATCACTAGGGCCTGGAACATCAGGATCAGTCATGACCTACAAAAACCCAAGCAAACATACATAAAAATGTGAGAAACAAACACACAGAAAGTGTGATGATATGTAATGGTATTGGTGGTATACAAGAGTGTAAGCAGCCCTCATGTCTTCTCCACCAATATCGACTCGTGGCTTGGACACAATGACAGAGGGCATGAGCTCATGGCCATTGCAGACTTGCTTGTTGCTGTTGTATGTTACAATCAGCTTCACACAAGATACGAAGCTGTCCACGACTTCCCCCACGACTCTTCCTACCGAGAGAGAATCCAGCAACCTCGACATTATGCAAGAATTCAGAAATGTAGCTGAAGCTAAGtttgttgtttgttttttgttttttgttgttgttggtgTTGTGAGGGATGTTGAAGTTGTGAGGGGCCTTTTTATAGTGGAGTGGAGGGCTAAAATTTGAAGTTGAAATAATTCATAGGAATCTCTGCATGCAAACAAAAAAGGTGTCTATGTGCTGAACAAAACATGTCTGAAAGAACTTTGCTACTAAGATGCCAATCAATCAAATTTAGGAGATGGGGTCAGATGCAATAGaccatttcttcaatttttccaCTTCtaagatattttattaattcacaAATTTCTTTATCACCTCTCTATTCCATCAACAGtttttactttgatttttCTGTTTACAAAGAATTGTGGATACAAGTTGAATAGAGATTGCCTAATTATTACTCAAACTCAATGTGacaaaatcttgatttttcATAGGCTCCTGTGATTGAGTAGTCCAAGTGGTGACATCTATTGATTTGTTGCAAGTGATATTTTGACCTTCCTATTAAAATTTGGAGTTTGCCACTTCTGAAGcaatctaataaaatattaaatgtcaCTAATTGATTGGCTGGAGGAGAATCTGGAATAAAATTTCTGGCACTAGAATATAATATCTTGAGCAAATGGGAATTCAACTTTTGAGGTGCTTCTCTAAATACAATACACATGAGAaggggaaaaataaaattaaatcttatcaTCGAAGGTTGGGACGTGtattaattccaagaaaaGGGATTAGAAGTGTCTTATCTTTGCAAGGATGCTTTGCCtgaaatggaatgaaaataCATTTTATGGAAATTCTTTGATCAATTAAATATCAAATAGAGCATGTGGTTTTCAATCATGTGGTTTCCACTTGTGGAGATgtatattgttaatttattctttGAACAGTATGTTTTGATGTGCAATGGAACCGAcctttggattatttttttatgcatatatattgtatatatctctgtttatggaaaatatttacttttaccatGGATTTTGTAGTACAAATAGAAATAggcattatatatttttcattttttttgttttgttttcgtGAATGTGCGTAATGAATAAGGGTAGTATATTTTGTGAGCCTGTTTTATCAGGAAAAATGTATGTGACATTATTCAGGCCTAAATTCGATTCAATTAAATTACTCCATAAGGAAGAACATTGTGTTGTGCAACGTTGGCTTATCATGTGTATTCAAATCCgcaatttaatattataagtgccaataaaattataaatatatatatcactGGAATATGAATATTGATCTGTCTGACAGTAAaacattccaaaaaatttataaaaatatagatcggtaattagttagcaattgatcactcccctatactatataatcataaaaagtAGGACATTGTTTCTCTCTTTAATTTTTCCTATTAACAactttttatttggattttgtaGGATAGAAGGTCCTTTGAGTTTGGACTTACAATAAAGTTATGGAAATATCTTTCTATCTTTTCTAAAATTCgtgataaatttattaacaCCTGAATACAGTTAGACTTCATAAATCTATAGAAGCCTCATAcgaaacaaaatatttgactTAGTTAAGAATAAAGGATAGTTGAATATCGTCATTGATTTGCATGACTTTTGCGGGTGGTTTCTTTTAATCCATCTTTTTTAGTTCCAAACCTCATGTCTTTAGCGGCAAATCTGATATGTCCGATAGTTTTCAATTCCTCCTTAAATAGCACACGTCGATCAACATCAATCTCGGTGACTCCATACGTGTATTTAGTGTTAAGTCttccttaaaaaataaatggcaTATGGAGATTGTGTTCGTGAAGGTGCAATGTTTCTTCCATGGTGTTCTGAATATATAGCTATTTATCGATCTCCGTTCGTTGATTAACCTGCAAAacaaagttttaaaataaaatcacccAAATTTCATCGTCACACCAAGTCCTCACATCATTTGTACTGTATTTACTTTCAAGGGAGTTTAATTCACAGTTAGCACTAGTTTCACAAGCAAATCATCATACTCAGACTGGCAGACAAGCAATTTTCTCCTCCCATTTACtgtatatatacttatttcTTTGAACTAGATCACcatgaattatttttgaagattaaatttataa
The nucleotide sequence above comes from Salvia hispanica cultivar TCC Black 2014 chromosome 5, UniMelb_Shisp_WGS_1.0, whole genome shotgun sequence. Encoded proteins:
- the LOC125188108 gene encoding protein ROOT PRIMORDIUM DEFECTIVE 1, producing the protein MRSIIWQSVKQLTSKTTASRLFSQSTSIPRKQVRVRDHAYDDYMEIQKKVRKVLKFQDLILSQPNAIISVSRLDSISRRIGFKQFESGRFVLKFPHVFEVFEHPVQRILYCRLTRKAAAQIELEKAALHRQIPDAVTRIRKLLMLSNTGRVRLEHIRIARKEFGLPDDFESSVILNHPQFFRLFDADETRNKYIELVEKDCTLSVCEIERVREREYREKGADAEEIRFSFLVNFPPGFKIGKYYKIAMWKWQRLPYWSPYEDVSGYDLRSLEAQRRMEKRAVAMIHELLALTVEKKMTLERIAHFRMIMDLPKKLKEFVLQQQGIFYLSTRGNHGKLHTVFLKEAYRKGELVEPNELYLARRKLAELVLVSPRKARMEPELASYRRDGLDDHTRDVGRDLDDVVDAYSDEDESCSGSDIDESC
- the LOC125188109 gene encoding protein COFACTOR ASSEMBLY OF COMPLEX C SUBUNIT B CCB2, chloroplastic isoform X2, which encodes MSSSATSALSLNPLTSGAIHKRNYPSNLTPSSSICCSQNQQQPNLSVLRFTLGIPGLDESYLPRYIGYGFGALLAVNHFLGSDSSSITSAQLRTEALGLSLASFSALVPYLGRFLKGASPITQKSIPEGVDQIFAMSRDIAPGLREDLAWGTYVLLRNTNSISLISVEDALCVRGYWSVPKFMPKESIPDWFRKQTQKIGLSELKDVMYLQQSADSELKEMVPVGTRSLLVQPIREARQLSSSQTEARMGFVLLASGVDYAFTEKDIAWIASIASKFSGIVLSSYL
- the LOC125188109 gene encoding protein COFACTOR ASSEMBLY OF COMPLEX C SUBUNIT B CCB2, chloroplastic isoform X1, with amino-acid sequence MSSSATSALSLNPLTSGAIHKRNYPSNLTPSSSICCSQNQQQPNLSVLRFTLGIPGLDESYLPRYIGYGFGALLAVNHFLGSDSSSITSAQLRTEALGLSLASFSALVPYLGRFLKGASPITQKSIPEGVDQIFAMSRDIAPGLREDLAWGTYVLLRNTNSISVLISVEDALCVRGYWSVPKFMPKESIPDWFRKQTQKIGLSELKDVMYLQQSADSELKEMVPVGTRSLLVQPIREARQLSSSQTEARMGFVLLASGVDYAFTEKDIAWIASIASKFSGIVLSSYL
- the LOC125188109 gene encoding protein COFACTOR ASSEMBLY OF COMPLEX C SUBUNIT B CCB2, chloroplastic isoform X3, translated to MSSSATSALSLNPLTSGAIHKRNYPSNLTPSSSICCSQNQQQPNLSVLRFTLGIPGLDESYLPRYIGYGFGALLAVNHFLGSDSSSITSAQLRTEALGLSLASFSALVPYLGRFLKGASPITQKSIPEGVDQIFAMSRDIAPGLREDLAWGTYVLLRNTNSISVLISVEDALCVRGYWSVPKFMPKESIPDWFRKQTQKIGLSELKDVMYLQQSAGSSLFNILTIYLGQNICGFCAFMATL
- the LOC125188110 gene encoding CEN-like protein 1, with product MSRLLDSLSVGRVVGEVVDSFVSCVKLIVTYNSNKQVCNGHELMPSVIVSKPRVDIGGEDMRAAYTLVMTDPDVPGPSDPYMREHLHWIVTDIPGTTDASFGREIVNYEAPRPVIGIHRYVFVLFKQRGRHTVRPPASRDYFNTRGFAEENGLGLPVAAVYFNAQRETACRRR